From a region of the Globicephala melas chromosome 19, mGloMel1.2, whole genome shotgun sequence genome:
- the BCL3 gene encoding B-cell lymphoma 3 protein isoform X2, translating into MPRCPAGTMDEGPVDLRTRPKASGPPGAALPLRKRPLRAPSPEPAAPRGAAGPIVPPDPLRGGLDTPAVPAPPHGLARPEAIYYQGPLLSLYPTPTMGSPFPLLNLPTPLYPMMCSMEHPLSADIAMATHADEDGDTPLHIAVVQGNLPAVHRLVNLFQHGGRELDIYNNLRQTPLHLAVITTLPSVVRLLVMAGASPMALDRHGQTAAHLACEHRSPACLRALLDSAAGGTMDLEARNYDGLTALHVAVNTECQEAVLLLLEHGADIDAVDIKSGRSPLIHAVENNSLSMVQLLLQHGANVNAQMYSGSSALHSASGRGLLPLVRTLVRSGADSGLKNCHNDTPLMVARSRRVIDILRGKATRAAPACQPEPSPDRSATTSPESSSRLSSNGLLSASPPSSPSQSPPKDPPGFPMVPPNFFLPASSPPTFLPYAGVLRAPGRPVPPSPAPGGS; encoded by the exons ATGCCCCGATGCCCCGCGGGGACCATGGACGAGGGGCCTGTGGACCTGCGTACCCGGCCCAAGGCCTCCGGACCCCCAGGCGCCGCGCTGCCGCTCCGCAAGCGCCCTCTGCGTGCGCCCTCCCCGGAGCCCGCCGCCCCCCGCGGCGCTGCGGGCCCCATCGTCCCCCCGGATCCCCTCCGCGGTGGCTTAGACACGCCAGCGGTGCCTGCGCCCCCCCACGGCCTGGCCCGGCCAGAAGCAATTTACTACCAGG GACCTTTACTGTCCCTGTACCCCACCCCAACAATGGGCTCCCCCTTTCCTCTGCTGAACCTGCCTACACCCCTGTACCCCATGATGTGCTCCATGGAACACCCCCTGTCAGCTGACATCGCCATGGCCACCCATGCGGACGAGGACGGAGACAC GCCACTCCACATTGCGGTGGTGCAGGGCAATCTACCAGCTGTGCATCGGCTAGTCAACCTCTTCCAGCATGGCGGCCGGGAGCTGGATATCTACAACAACCTCCGGCAG ACACCGCTACACCTGGCTGTGATCACCACTTTGCCGTCTGTGGTCCGGCTCCTGGTGATGGCCGGTGCCAGCCCCATGGCACTGGACCGCCACGGCCAGACGGCAGCGCACCTAGCTTGCGAGCACCGCAGCCCGGCCTGCCTGCGGGCCCTGCTGGACAGCGCGGCCGGGGGCACCATGGACCTGGAGGCCCGCAATTACGACG GGCTCACCGCCCTGCACGTGGCCGTGAACACCGAGTGCCAAGAAGCGGTGCTGCTCTTGCTGGAGCACGGCGCGGACATCGACGCGGTG GACATTAAGAGCGGCCGCTCCCCACTCATCCACGCCGTGGAAAACAACAGCCTTAGCATGGTGCAGCTGCTGCTACAG CACGGCGCCAACGTGAACGCGCAAATGTACTCGGGCAGCTCGGCGCTGCACTCGGCGTCAGGCCGCGGGCTCCTCCCGCTCGTGCGCACGCTGGTCCGCAGCGGCGCAGACAGCGGCCTCAAGAACTGCCACAACGACACGCCGCTCATGGTGGCGCGCAGCCGCCGG GTCATCGACATCCTGAGAGGGAAGGCCACACGGGCTGCTCCTGCATGCCAGCCAGAGCCCTCCCCTGACCGGAGTGCCACCACCTCCCCTGAGAGCAGCAGCCGCCTCAGCTCCAATG gtcttctgtcagcatcaCCACCCTCCTCGCCCTCCCAGTCTCCCCCCAAGGACCCCCCTGGATTCCCCATGGTTCCCCCCaattttttccttcctgcctcaTCTCCACCGACCTTCCTGCCCTATGCCGGGGTCCTCCGAGCCCCTGGCCGGCCggtgcccccctccccagctccaggaGGTAGCTGA
- the BCL3 gene encoding B-cell lymphoma 3 protein isoform X1, whose product MPRCPAGTMDEGPVDLRTRPKASGPPGAALPLRKRPLRAPSPEPAAPRGAAGPIVPPDPLRGGLDTPAVPAPPHGLARPEAIYYQGPLLSLYPTPTMGSPFPLLNLPTPLYPMMCSMEHPLSADIAMATHADEDGDTPLHIAVVQGNLPAVHRLVNLFQHGGRELDIYNNLRQTPLHLAVITTLPSVVRLLVMAGASPMALDRHGQTAAHLACEHRSPACLRALLDSAAGGTMDLEARNYDGLTALHVAVNTECQEAVLLLLEHGADIDAVDIKSGRSPLIHAVENNSLSMVQLLLQHGANVNAQMYSGSSALHSASGRGLLPLVRTLVRSGADSGLKNCHNDTPLMVARSRRVIDILRGKATRAAPACQPEPSPDRSATTSPESSSRLSSNGEKPAPNFQQPSSALPQNPGVGVPSPLPPGSSLSLSSPLLSLLFPQVFCQHHHPPRPPSLPPRTPLDSPWFPPIFSFLPHLHRPSCPMPGSSEPLAGRCPPPQLQEVAERDGGADLGLMRRDLAALWGRPSWKL is encoded by the exons ATGCCCCGATGCCCCGCGGGGACCATGGACGAGGGGCCTGTGGACCTGCGTACCCGGCCCAAGGCCTCCGGACCCCCAGGCGCCGCGCTGCCGCTCCGCAAGCGCCCTCTGCGTGCGCCCTCCCCGGAGCCCGCCGCCCCCCGCGGCGCTGCGGGCCCCATCGTCCCCCCGGATCCCCTCCGCGGTGGCTTAGACACGCCAGCGGTGCCTGCGCCCCCCCACGGCCTGGCCCGGCCAGAAGCAATTTACTACCAGG GACCTTTACTGTCCCTGTACCCCACCCCAACAATGGGCTCCCCCTTTCCTCTGCTGAACCTGCCTACACCCCTGTACCCCATGATGTGCTCCATGGAACACCCCCTGTCAGCTGACATCGCCATGGCCACCCATGCGGACGAGGACGGAGACAC GCCACTCCACATTGCGGTGGTGCAGGGCAATCTACCAGCTGTGCATCGGCTAGTCAACCTCTTCCAGCATGGCGGCCGGGAGCTGGATATCTACAACAACCTCCGGCAG ACACCGCTACACCTGGCTGTGATCACCACTTTGCCGTCTGTGGTCCGGCTCCTGGTGATGGCCGGTGCCAGCCCCATGGCACTGGACCGCCACGGCCAGACGGCAGCGCACCTAGCTTGCGAGCACCGCAGCCCGGCCTGCCTGCGGGCCCTGCTGGACAGCGCGGCCGGGGGCACCATGGACCTGGAGGCCCGCAATTACGACG GGCTCACCGCCCTGCACGTGGCCGTGAACACCGAGTGCCAAGAAGCGGTGCTGCTCTTGCTGGAGCACGGCGCGGACATCGACGCGGTG GACATTAAGAGCGGCCGCTCCCCACTCATCCACGCCGTGGAAAACAACAGCCTTAGCATGGTGCAGCTGCTGCTACAG CACGGCGCCAACGTGAACGCGCAAATGTACTCGGGCAGCTCGGCGCTGCACTCGGCGTCAGGCCGCGGGCTCCTCCCGCTCGTGCGCACGCTGGTCCGCAGCGGCGCAGACAGCGGCCTCAAGAACTGCCACAACGACACGCCGCTCATGGTGGCGCGCAGCCGCCGG GTCATCGACATCCTGAGAGGGAAGGCCACACGGGCTGCTCCTGCATGCCAGCCAGAGCCCTCCCCTGACCGGAGTGCCACCACCTCCCCTGAGAGCAGCAGCCGCCTCAGCTCCAATGGTGAGAAACCGGCTCCCAACTTCCAGCAGCCCAGCTCCGCCCTCCCTCAGAACCCAGGAGTGGGGgtccccagcccccttccccctgGATCCAGCCTCTCGCTCTCCtcacccctcctctctcttctcttcccacaggtcttctgtcagcatcaCCACCCTCCTCGCCCTCCCAGTCTCCCCCCAAGGACCCCCCTGGATTCCCCATGGTTCCCCCCaattttttccttcctgcctcaTCTCCACCGACCTTCCTGCCCTATGCCGGGGTCCTCCGAGCCCCTGGCCGGCCggtgcccccctccccagctccaggaGGTAGCTGAGAGGGATGGGGGGGCAGATCTCGGACTCATGAGGAGGGACCTCGCTGCCCTATGGGGTCGGCCCTCCTGGAAACTGTGA